The stretch of DNA GAAGCAGTGGAGCCGGCCACGCCAGCATTTACACATGGAGCATCTCCTGGGCAGCCAGGTGTCATGGGGCACCGACTCACAGTTCCTGGGAAGGAACAGAGAAGGCGATGCATTTGGGTTTTGaactcccttctcttttcctctcctcaccCCCTTCCACCCCCGccaccatcccccccaccccccaccgtggCTTACTCTTTCCGGGAATCATGCTCACAGTTGCGGCCATAGAAGGAAGGTGGGCAGGCACAGAAGGACCCCAGCATGCAGGTGCCCCCATTCAgacagcaagttctgtttaactCCTTACCTGAAATGTAATTAGAGGTGGCTGAGGGGCGGTGGGGGACTGAAAAGTTAAAGCCCCTGGGAGCAATGGTTAATACAGGGCTAAGGGCTTGGTCTCCCCAGTGATCGGAGAGGTCTGCAGTCTTGTGAACTGCACAGAACGGCACTCTTGCTTTTTAGTGGAGCCTCTGAGCAGGGAAACTTTTTCATGCTCAGGCCAGGGGTGGTTCCCAGAGCCCCAGGAATCAGGAGGGAAACTGTGTGCGTCCCAGGGAGGTCAAATACACTCTGCTGGTCTAGGCTCCAGGGCCAAGCCCCAGTCCAACCATCTGCCCAACTCCCGAATCAGCTTGCCAACCAGGAGAAAGagcatcagagagagaggaaacaggaagGACCAGCATGGTCATAGCACGAGGTAGACCTAAGGGAGCTGGGTCTTACTATCCTGGATGCCTAAGGTCGGCACAAACGGGGAAGACCGGTGACGAGCCACAGGCTCCTCCCAGGACCGAACGCCGGCATCTCTTAAGGGCGGCTCTCTCCTCACAAGTTCACGGTGGCCCAACCCTTAACGACAAAAATCAACGGGTGGGTTCAGGATTTCAGGCCGGGTGAAAATTGCTGCTGatcaaaataacaaaaagtcTCTCACCGGCAACTAATTCCAGTTCAAACGCTTTGGAAATGGCCATGATCAGAATCACACTGGGAAGATGAAATCAGACACCCGTTAGCcaaacaagataaataaaaccctttGCCTTAACAGAATTAACACCTCGGTCTTCCCAGCACAAGGACAAGACCGCAGACCATTAGGGAGAAATTGTAGAgccctatttttctttctccttcctttcttttcaaatggCTAACTCATGAAACAACATCAAGAGCAATGATGAGACTAAAAATCACCTAAAAgctaatttttttcaatgtttcatGACTTCTTGGGCTCTGTCCTTCTAGAGCCATAATTTTAAGTCGGCGTAAATCTTTAAGCTTCGATTTCACAGAACACGTATTCTCCTGCACTTAGATTTCCTATAAGAATTTTGAAATGACCACATGACTGTCTCTGTAATCAGTGAATCACATTTTACAAACCATTTCAAATACACTAGTCGTTTAAAAGATTTTCAGGTTAAAACAATTCCTCCCATGACTCTTCACAGTTTTGCAAATACTGAATCTATGCCTTCAGACTTCTCAGAAGCAGATTTTTAATCTGGTTGTTGATATCGACCTTTTCTTACCCAAGAGAGGAAAACGCTAATCTGCTCCCGGGCAGTGCATTAACCCGACTGAAAATGTTAAAAGCCAATGGCAAAGCTGGATGGAACTCTTTTAAGTGTGAAGTTCCGGTTCTTTCGGGAGAAAACAGCATCCCTGTTGCCAGCCCTTTTTAAGTTTGGGCAAGATGAAGCCAAACAACAGAGAGGGGGTAGAACATTATTTCTGCAGGTGGCAAGTTCTAGTCATCAGAAGCTCACGTTCAAGACGGGTTCATACCTGCAGGAGAAGCGCTCCATCTTTCCGCCGTCCATAGCTCCTAACAAGTTAGGGGGAAAGAAGAAGGTCAGCATGGCTTTCATTCATGGTCGTTGCTAGAACACCCAAAGAAGAACATTAATTTCCTGAAGTGAAAATGggaatttagaaagaaaagtatCCCCGATGAGAGATATGCTTTCCCCAAAAGGTCTTAGGAGGAGCGGGAGCCAGGATGTCTGGGAGACTGGGGGCTCATCACCGAGCTGGTCCTAAGGAATGCTTTGAGCTTAGCTGGGGAGCCAGGCCGGCTGGGGCCTCTCCTTCTTCACCAACCAGGCGGGCAGCGGGGAGGGCCCGCAGGTGGGCGGGGAGGGCCGGCAGGTGGGCGCGGAGGCGGAGACCCCCGCCCATCACCGTGCAGAGCCTCTCCTGGGCTGAGGTGAGGGCGGTGAAAGCCTTCTGACAAAGTGGGATGGAAAAGGCGGGGTCTTGTTAAACTGGTTAACTAGCCATAATGCCTCTATCATTAGTTGcctcctcaaaacaaaacaaaacaaaacaaatcggatttactcttaaaaaaaaaaaaaaaaaaaaaaaaagcttggggtgcctaggtggctcagtcgttaagtgtccggtgttcccaggtcctgggattgagccccacatcaggctccctgctcagtgggaggcctgcttctccctctcccactaaataaaatcttaaattgaaaaaaaaaaaaaaaaagcaaatcaattGTTCTGTGCAGTTGGTAATTCCAGACTGGAGGAGTGATGGAAAgtgattgcttttctttttctcttttttcttaaaggattttatttatttatttgtgtgagggagagagcgagcgagtgagcaggagccgggggaggggcagagggagagggagaagcaggctccccaccaaacagagagccctacacgggctcgatcccaggacgctgggctgACGACTGaagccaaaggccgatgctttacccactgagccacctaggcaccccgaaAGTGATTACTTTAATCAGGAAATCCTCAACACCACTGATGGGTCTCATCTCAAGGAGTTTGGTATTTTATTGCCGAGTTTTATTTGAAATTtcctttcatctttgtttttcccGAAAAAGTTGTGTTGAGCCTAGCTCTTGACCCTGGGTGTCCTCAGGTGGCTGAGTTGGGCGTGTCTCCACCAGCCGGAGGAGAAAGACTAGGAAGCCCTCTGGGGTAAGTTCAGGATCGTCAGGGGGCCCTGGGGGTTCCTGAACCCCTGTGAGTGAGTGTAAATTCCAGGCGGGGCGAATTCCAAGTGGAGTCTCCGCCTGGCTCCCCAAGACACCGGAATTAACCCCCGATTCTGGGTCCTGTGTTATCCCACAAAATGTTATTTGGTGGTTCGTGGGAaggccccccccccgcccaggttTCCGCTGGAGAGGCGCATCCGTGAGCTGGAGTCCCCACTGAGCGTCTCGGTGCTCCAGACGACATAATTTGCCCCAAGTCATGAGTAGTTTGAGGTATCACTTAATTCTAACTTCTAAAGGAAAAGCCTGGTGTTTACCCACTGCTGCTGGGCACACGGGTGTGAGGCTTTTCCGTGCTGATTTCACCCATCTCTGTCCATTGAGGTCACACCGTGGCAGAAAGGAACGGGCAGCATCTGGCCCTTCCATCGTCAGTGTCCCCCGTGTGCAGACCACGGGCCACAGGGGCTGAGAGGAGCCCTCGATGGCTTCCACATTGGCTTCTTGGGGGAGttaaattaagaataatttttacgGGGAGTAGGGCTCCATCAGAGCAAAGGTGGGGTGCATCCCACGTACTTTACTCTAGCAGCAGCCGGCGGCTGGGTTCGTGTTGAGCTTCAGCTCCTACTGTGGCCTTTTGACTTGTTAAAGTCTTCAGGTAGCGTGCTGATTTGCATCGGGAATCGGGAGCTTAGCTGGAAGTCCTGGAagctgggtgtgggggagggcagtGCATTAGAGAAGGCTAACCACCCAGCCCCAGCAACTGCAAAGAACCGGAGTGTGAAGAAAGTATAGTATCAACTTGCGTCCTGTTACCATGCTCTGCTGCATTGCCCTCTCcagatactgccttttttttgttttttgggggtgtaGATTGAAGGTCTGGGGCAATCCTGTGTTGGCCAGTGGTTTTCCCCTGTCTTTATCCCTCTCCTCGAGCCTCCCTGTTCCCCAAGATTCAacaatattggggcgcctgggtggctcagtgggttaaagcctctgccttcggttcgggtcatgatcccggggtcctcggatcaaaccccgcatcaggctctctgctcagcggggagcctgcttcctcctctctctctgcctgcctctccgcctacttgtgatttctgtcaaatgaataaaataaaaaatcttttaaaaaaattcaacaatattgaaattaagtCAATTAATAACCCTACGTCAGCCTCTAAGTGtctgagggaaaggaagagtcagtCACATGTCTTTCCCTTTaagtcaaaagctagaaatgacgAAACTTAACGAGGAAGGCACATCCAAAGCCGAGACAGGCTGTGAGTGAAGCCTTCTGTGTCAGTTAGCCAAGCTGTGAATGCAAAGgcaaagttcttgaaggaaatgaaaagtgggACACCAGGGGACACACAATGATAAGAAAGTCAAAAAGCCTTACTGCTGAGAGGCAGAAAGTTTCTCCAGCCAGCAAATTCCTAGCACTGGAATTGCGCGGTTGAAGGGTGGACACGGCCGAATCATTTTCCAAGAAGGGTGCACCAGTATCTACATTCcacttctctcccccaccccacatcccTCTCCTAACCAGCTGGTTGCAAAAAGCATCTTAATTTTTGCTAATTCTGTATGTACAAATAGTATGTCCTCATTTGGATTTACACTGTTGCCTGGGCTTTATTGGATGTTGTATTTCTCTCTCTATGAGCTGGCATGAAAGAGTGCTTGGGGGAACTTGAAGTGGCTTCTTTTTTGTCATTTGCTCTGGGAAGCCCTTCCCCGGCTTCCGGTTCGCGGAGAGCCGCGTCCTGGCGCCCGCTGCTGGAGTTCACCTTATCTTATCAACACTGTATTGCAAACTGCTTGTTTTCCGGAATTTTGCCAACCCTCCCCCCCCTATGCCTTCTCCCCCAGACTAGGAGGTCCAGAAACCTGGTGTGCCGGATTTTGAGTTTCCCCAGCCTCCCGTGCTGTGTCTGCTGGGTGCTAATAGGAATCTGGCTGCCCATCCCTGGCTGACGGAAATGTCTTAGGCTCCATTTCTCCAAGAGGCGGGGTGCGCAGGACGAAGGCAAGGGCTTTGAGAGGCACCACAGGAAAACAACTGGCTTCCCCTATCTGAGCCAGGAAATACAACAAagaatgcccctccccccaaacagtaaaggagaaaaaaagaaatcccaagtGCTCCAAAGCTCCCTGATTCTGGGCATCTCCTTCAGAAGAACTCACCCTAGAGAAGACAAGGTAATCTTGCGCACTTACTGGAAAAGA from Neovison vison isolate M4711 chromosome 6, ASM_NN_V1, whole genome shotgun sequence encodes:
- the TDGF1 gene encoding teratocarcinoma-derived growth factor 1 — translated: MKAMLTFFFPPNLLGAMDGGKMERFSCSVILIMAISKAFELELVAGLGHRELVRREPPLRDAGVRSWEEPVARHRSSPFVPTLGIQDSKELNRTCCLNGGTCMLGSFCACPPSFYGRNCEHDSRKENCESVPHDTWLPRRCSMCKCWRGRLHCFRQTFLPGCDGRVMEEHVLVSRTPELTLSLGTTFSLAGICLTLQSYC